The Rhodocytophaga rosea genome has a segment encoding these proteins:
- a CDS encoding sugar phosphate isomerase/epimerase family protein, which produces MSTPEKRRKFLKTLAAIPAFTAGALSGRPADISGQVLKSGGHSLKISLNAYSFNEPLSKGTMNLDDLLEFCSDQRFDAVDLTGYYFPGYPAVPTDEYLYHIKRKAFRLGLDISGTGVRNDFAEPDESKRKKDVDLVKDWIGCAAKMGAPVIRIFAGKQIPEGYSWEQVFGWMMKDIGECIEHGKKHGVIVAIQNHDDFVKTAGQVKKMIDAAQSEWFGLVLDIGSYRTNDPYTEIESTASYAVNWQIKEKIFVNGREEKPDLARIISIVKKSGYRGYLPIETLGPGDPKRKVPEFLAQVRKAMG; this is translated from the coding sequence ATGTCAACACCGGAAAAGCGGAGGAAATTTCTAAAAACACTGGCAGCCATTCCGGCATTCACTGCTGGCGCCTTATCTGGCAGGCCGGCAGATATTTCAGGCCAGGTGTTAAAATCCGGTGGTCATTCACTCAAGATCAGCCTGAATGCCTATTCCTTTAATGAGCCGCTGAGCAAAGGCACGATGAACCTGGATGATTTACTGGAATTTTGCAGCGATCAAAGGTTTGATGCCGTAGACCTGACCGGGTATTACTTTCCTGGGTATCCGGCTGTGCCCACGGACGAATACCTGTATCATATCAAACGCAAAGCTTTTCGCCTGGGACTCGATATCAGTGGTACTGGTGTTCGGAATGATTTTGCAGAACCGGATGAAAGCAAACGAAAAAAGGACGTAGATCTAGTAAAAGACTGGATAGGCTGTGCTGCTAAAATGGGTGCTCCGGTGATCCGGATATTTGCCGGTAAACAAATTCCGGAAGGTTATTCCTGGGAACAGGTATTTGGCTGGATGATGAAAGATATTGGGGAATGTATTGAGCATGGAAAAAAGCATGGGGTAATTGTAGCGATACAAAACCACGATGATTTTGTTAAAACTGCCGGTCAGGTAAAGAAAATGATTGACGCTGCTCAATCCGAATGGTTCGGATTAGTACTGGATATTGGCAGTTACCGCACCAATGACCCTTATACAGAGATAGAAAGTACAGCTTCCTATGCCGTAAACTGGCAGATCAAGGAAAAGATTTTTGTAAACGGCCGGGAAGAAAAACCGGATCTGGCGAGAATTATCAGTATTGTTAAAAAGTCCGGATACCGGGGCTATCTTCCCATTGAAACCCTTGGGCCGGGAGATCCAAAACGAAAAGTGCCTGAGTTTTTAGCGCAGGTACGGAAGGCAATGGGCTAG
- a CDS encoding SGNH/GDSL hydrolase family protein produces MKRTLLFICIFLQSLLAFSQTTPVYVWWNPAQSEFPVIEGQAWPKEVQHTYHRLPATAEKTVRKPVWDLSRQSAGLLIRFSASTDQIIVRYIVEGQHAMPHMPATGVSGVDLYAVNSDGAYLWCAGKYAFGDTIQYRFTNLQANDTYHTKGREYRLYLPLYNSVKWLEIGVPQGASFTPLPVRVDKPIVVYGTSIAQGACASRPGMAWTAILGRKLERPLINLGFSGNGRLEKEIIDLLPSIDAKLYVLDCLPNLVATVGISPDEIKQRILESVKTLRQKRPNTPILLVEHAGYTEGLINPERRNLYTTVNALQRQAFAQLKTEAIGQLYLLPLSEINLSLDAMVDGTHPSDLGMQQYAEGYEKSIRTILNEPVGIYTTTQPCPQSRDFKIYDWETRHREEIALAKTNPPRIIFLGNSITHYWGGQPQAPISRGTDSWNKVFSPLGTQNLGYGWDRIENVLWRVYHGELDGYEASQVIIMIGTNNLHLNSDKEIIEGLKWLVQAIKVRQPKAAILLLGILPRRQGEQRITGLNEGIAQASGELNVTYAEPGKGLVNTEGKIDESLFTDGLHPNEEGYRKLAESLKPYLKPVEQSGKRKR; encoded by the coding sequence ATGAAACGAACCTTATTATTCATATGCATCTTTTTGCAAAGCCTACTTGCCTTCTCACAGACTACGCCAGTTTATGTATGGTGGAACCCTGCTCAAAGCGAATTCCCGGTTATCGAAGGCCAGGCATGGCCTAAAGAAGTACAACATACTTACCACAGATTGCCGGCTACGGCCGAAAAAACGGTCCGGAAACCAGTATGGGACTTGTCGCGGCAATCAGCCGGGCTACTCATCCGTTTCAGCGCCAGTACGGACCAAATCATCGTAAGGTATATCGTAGAGGGACAACATGCCATGCCCCATATGCCGGCTACCGGGGTAAGTGGGGTGGATTTATATGCAGTCAACAGTGATGGCGCCTATCTTTGGTGTGCGGGAAAGTATGCCTTCGGGGATACCATTCAATATCGCTTTACTAATCTTCAAGCCAATGATACCTATCACACCAAAGGACGGGAATATCGCTTATATCTTCCGCTATATAATTCGGTAAAGTGGCTTGAGATTGGCGTGCCGCAAGGGGCAAGTTTTACCCCTTTGCCTGTACGGGTAGACAAGCCTATTGTGGTCTACGGCACTTCTATTGCCCAGGGAGCCTGTGCGTCCAGGCCGGGTATGGCCTGGACTGCTATTCTGGGCCGCAAACTGGAGCGCCCCTTGATCAACCTGGGCTTTTCGGGTAATGGCCGACTGGAAAAAGAAATAATAGACTTACTTCCCTCGATTGATGCCAAACTATATGTGCTGGATTGCCTGCCCAATCTGGTAGCAACGGTAGGAATATCCCCTGACGAAATTAAACAACGTATCCTGGAATCCGTTAAAACACTGCGTCAAAAACGTCCAAATACGCCTATTCTGTTAGTGGAACATGCCGGGTATACAGAAGGGCTAATTAATCCGGAAAGACGCAATCTGTATACAACGGTGAATGCCCTGCAGCGGCAGGCTTTTGCACAATTGAAAACAGAAGCCATCGGGCAACTGTATCTGCTGCCCTTATCTGAGATTAATCTAAGCCTGGATGCCATGGTAGATGGTACCCACCCCTCGGATCTAGGCATGCAACAATATGCGGAAGGTTACGAAAAAAGCATCCGAACTATTCTCAATGAGCCGGTTGGAATTTATACCACTACACAGCCCTGCCCACAATCACGCGATTTCAAGATCTATGATTGGGAAACCCGGCACCGCGAAGAAATAGCCCTTGCGAAAACCAATCCGCCAAGAATTATATTTCTGGGAAACTCCATTACCCATTACTGGGGTGGACAACCACAGGCTCCCATCAGCCGGGGCACTGATTCATGGAATAAGGTTTTCAGCCCATTAGGTACGCAAAATTTAGGCTACGGCTGGGACCGGATTGAAAATGTATTGTGGCGGGTGTATCACGGAGAACTGGATGGGTATGAGGCAAGCCAGGTTATTATTATGATCGGCACCAATAACCTGCATCTTAATTCGGATAAGGAAATCATCGAAGGTTTGAAATGGCTGGTACAGGCTATTAAAGTACGCCAGCCCAAGGCAGCTATTTTGTTACTGGGAATACTCCCACGAAGGCAGGGAGAACAACGCATTACCGGGCTCAATGAAGGTATTGCCCAGGCTTCTGGTGAACTGAATGTAACGTATGCCGAGCCTGGCAAGGGGTTAGTCAATACGGAAGGTAAAATTGATGAATCCCTCTTTACCGATGGCCTGCATCCGAATGAGGAAGGCTACCGGAAACTGGCAGAAAGTCTTAAACCGTACTTAAAACCAGTAGAACAAAGTGGAAAACGGAAAAGATAA
- a CDS encoding class I SAM-dependent methyltransferase: MNNPVSKTAYYTLACRFWDSKKTNPVCNDTFAHIFMNEDAQEVAERFKTFEKPNASIVVRHRIMSELVDQQLIHNPSLHIFNIGCGFDTRPFRHTAGKWIEVDEPAVITNKNELLPSSQTKNELTRIPVEFSRESLKEKLLPFKTSDQVVVIAEGVTMYLEETQQHIFLHTLKELFPRHLLICDVMTLSFFKKYSQELSTQINSLGAHFKGLSDKPEAIYHASGYQTKKRISATLRSAELGTVNIPSWLIRYFFPTLRDGLCVYEFQYGKD, translated from the coding sequence ATGAACAATCCTGTTTCAAAAACCGCTTATTACACCTTAGCCTGCCGTTTCTGGGATTCAAAAAAAACAAATCCTGTGTGCAACGATACCTTTGCTCATATTTTTATGAACGAAGATGCCCAGGAGGTTGCCGAACGTTTCAAAACTTTTGAAAAACCAAACGCATCTATTGTGGTACGGCATCGGATCATGAGCGAACTGGTGGACCAGCAACTTATTCACAATCCCTCCCTGCATATCTTTAACATTGGCTGCGGCTTCGATACCCGTCCCTTCAGGCATACGGCCGGGAAATGGATAGAAGTAGATGAACCAGCAGTGATTACAAATAAGAACGAACTCCTTCCATCTTCCCAGACAAAAAATGAGCTTACCAGAATTCCGGTTGAATTTTCCCGTGAATCGCTGAAAGAAAAGCTTTTGCCTTTTAAAACGAGTGATCAGGTAGTAGTTATCGCAGAGGGGGTAACCATGTATCTGGAGGAAACTCAACAACATATTTTTCTTCACACATTAAAAGAACTATTTCCCCGGCATCTGCTGATCTGCGATGTGATGACGCTTTCTTTCTTTAAGAAATACTCCCAGGAACTTTCTACACAGATCAATTCATTAGGCGCTCATTTTAAAGGGTTATCCGACAAACCTGAAGCGATCTATCATGCATCAGGTTACCAGACCAAGAAGCGTATCTCTGCCACATTACGTTCGGCAGAACTGGGTACTGTCAACATTCCTTCCTGGCTTATCCGCTATTTTTTTCCAACACTTCGCGATGGGTTATGTGTGTATGAGTTCCAATATGGAAAAGATTAG
- a CDS encoding LytR/AlgR family response regulator transcription factor yields MKALIIEDEYPAAERLEKLIAKADTAIEICAILESVKAAREWFAANPAPDLIFSDIQLSDGLSFEIFEKTLVNSPIIFTTSYDEYAIKAFKVKSIDYLLKPVKLQELQQAIDKYKDLKGEPTGQESALKLEALLDVLPNSGKKYKTRFLVKSREQLIPVFADQIAYFQASNELVLLVKKDGKKYLVDYTLEQLEKMLNPEDFFRLNRQFMAHLSAIDQIHTYFNGKLKLELNPRATDEVLVSRDKAHVFKSWLEG; encoded by the coding sequence ATGAAAGCATTAATTATAGAAGATGAATATCCGGCCGCTGAACGCTTGGAAAAACTGATTGCCAAGGCCGATACTGCTATTGAAATATGTGCCATACTAGAAAGTGTAAAAGCTGCCAGAGAATGGTTTGCCGCTAATCCTGCGCCGGATCTTATATTTTCAGATATTCAGCTTTCGGATGGATTAAGCTTTGAGATTTTTGAGAAAACCCTGGTAAACAGCCCCATCATTTTTACTACTTCCTACGATGAATATGCCATTAAGGCTTTTAAGGTAAAAAGTATAGATTACCTGCTCAAACCGGTAAAATTACAGGAATTGCAGCAGGCTATTGATAAATATAAAGACCTGAAAGGAGAGCCTACAGGCCAGGAGAGTGCCCTGAAACTGGAAGCCTTACTGGACGTATTGCCCAACTCCGGTAAAAAATACAAAACACGTTTTCTGGTAAAAAGCCGCGAACAACTCATTCCGGTATTTGCCGACCAGATCGCCTATTTTCAGGCAAGCAACGAACTGGTATTACTTGTCAAAAAAGATGGCAAAAAATACCTGGTAGATTATACATTAGAGCAACTTGAGAAAATGCTCAACCCCGAAGATTTTTTCCGCCTCAACCGCCAGTTTATGGCCCACTTGTCTGCCATCGACCAGATACATACCTACTTTAATGGCAAGCTTAAACTCGAACTCAATCCCAGAGCCACGGATGAAGTACTGGTCAGCCGGGATAAAGCGCATGTATTTAAAAGCTGGCTGGAAGGGTAA
- a CDS encoding cupin domain-containing protein, whose product MITKRDIGIACMTGCITLLLAGFTQSQNPVPILQSSIFNWSEIEAKPTNVGEVRSFFRSATATLDELECHVTTLNPGETSHPPHKHPEEEILIVKEGTVESLVNGQLKRVGPGSVIFQASNQMHSIRNVGETKATYHVFSWHSPGTLPDKAKK is encoded by the coding sequence ATGATCACCAAGAGAGATATAGGCATAGCCTGCATGACCGGCTGTATTACCCTGTTACTGGCCGGATTTACTCAATCACAAAATCCGGTACCTATATTACAATCCTCTATTTTTAACTGGTCTGAAATTGAAGCAAAACCCACAAATGTAGGGGAAGTACGTAGCTTTTTCCGGTCTGCCACGGCAACCCTGGATGAATTAGAATGCCATGTGACCACCCTGAATCCGGGAGAAACCTCCCATCCTCCTCATAAGCATCCGGAAGAAGAAATTCTGATCGTAAAAGAAGGAACTGTGGAATCTCTGGTGAATGGGCAGCTCAAACGGGTCGGACCGGGTTCAGTGATCTTTCAGGCTTCCAACCAGATGCACAGCATTCGCAATGTGGGAGAAACCAAAGCTACTTACCATGTATTCAGCTGGCATTCTCCGGGCACCTTACCAGACAAAGCAAAAAAATAA
- a CDS encoding antibiotic biosynthesis monooxygenase family protein: protein MYARVIQVNLKPETISLATDYFRQSVGPALKQQAGFKNSRFLTNSSTNQCLMVTLWESEAARKGAETNGFLQDVLKKMGDYFASKPTIDYYTVDVQVV from the coding sequence ATGTACGCCCGTGTCATTCAAGTAAATCTCAAGCCAGAGACAATAAGCCTGGCTACCGACTATTTTCGTCAAAGTGTAGGTCCTGCCCTCAAACAACAGGCAGGATTTAAAAACAGCCGGTTCCTGACTAATTCCTCGACTAATCAATGTCTGATGGTTACTTTATGGGAATCCGAAGCTGCCCGGAAAGGCGCTGAGACCAATGGTTTTCTACAGGATGTACTTAAAAAAATGGGAGATTATTTTGCCAGCAAACCAACCATTGATTACTATACGGTAGATGTGCAGGTAGTATAG
- a CDS encoding sugar phosphate isomerase/epimerase family protein, whose protein sequence is MKNVILTLIFLGIAIFPGIAQKSKKGFPAEIGMVSYTYRHSFQKDVAKTLDTIKTLGITDMEFSNLFGKTAQELRKLLDERNMKCSSFGVGYDDLVNKTGEVASNAKTLGASYVRVAWIPHKAPFTLEVAKKAVEDFNRAGKILKEEHGLTFCYHNHGYEFQPYEKGTFFDYMVAQTDPKYVNFEMDILWVFHPGQDPAKLLNKYGKRFKLMHMKDLRKGVTGDFSGQTPVENDVALGTGQLDLPAILKAALKAGVEHYYIEDESPSVSSQVPQSITYLKNLSL, encoded by the coding sequence ATGAAGAATGTAATCCTTACCCTAATTTTCCTGGGCATAGCTATTTTCCCAGGTATTGCCCAAAAGAGTAAAAAAGGCTTTCCGGCTGAAATAGGCATGGTATCCTATACCTACCGGCACAGTTTTCAGAAGGATGTAGCCAAAACACTCGACACCATTAAAACTTTAGGTATTACCGACATGGAATTTTCAAATCTGTTTGGAAAAACAGCCCAGGAACTCCGGAAATTATTAGACGAGCGGAATATGAAATGTTCTTCTTTTGGGGTTGGCTACGATGACCTGGTAAATAAAACCGGGGAAGTAGCTAGTAATGCCAAAACCTTAGGGGCCAGTTACGTACGGGTCGCCTGGATTCCGCATAAGGCTCCCTTTACCCTGGAAGTAGCCAAAAAAGCAGTAGAAGATTTTAACCGGGCAGGTAAAATATTAAAAGAAGAACATGGTTTGACCTTTTGTTACCACAACCATGGCTATGAGTTTCAACCCTATGAAAAAGGGACTTTCTTCGATTATATGGTGGCACAAACAGATCCAAAGTATGTAAACTTTGAAATGGACATTCTGTGGGTATTCCACCCTGGCCAGGACCCGGCTAAATTGCTCAATAAATATGGCAAACGTTTTAAGCTCATGCATATGAAAGACCTGCGGAAGGGCGTAACCGGGGATTTTTCCGGGCAGACCCCTGTGGAAAATGATGTAGCCTTAGGAACCGGGCAATTAGATTTACCAGCCATACTCAAAGCAGCTTTGAAAGCAGGTGTGGAACATTATTACATTGAAGACGAAAGTCCGAGTGTTTCCAGCCAGGTACCTCAGAGTATTACATATTTAAAGAACCTGTCCTTATAA
- a CDS encoding PQQ-dependent sugar dehydrogenase → MKNKLLGKLSGRTPFQTLLTIRSRFLFVLVALATIPGCQLIEDFFDDHENIISKPGLELVVEGLSQPIAMSEAPDSSGRLFIVDQTGLIRIVDADGNIVQEPFLNIRDKIVTLNTIYDERGLLGLAFHPDYKTNGRFFVNYSAPLRAGAPSTWNHTSVVAEYKVSAASPLVADKSSEKIILAIDKPQGNHNGGTLAFGPTDHYLYFSIGDGGGGDDVGEGHVEDWYEKNAGGNGQDITQNLLGSILRIDVNGGSPYSIPAFNPFVGKQGLDEIYAYGFRNPYRFSFDMGGEHRLFVGDAGQELWEEVSIVTRGGNYGWNVKEGTHCFDTTNPDASAQDCPSTDPDGNPLIDPVIEVKNSKQTGGSGLVIVGGNVYRGKALPQYEGKYIFGMWSLSFGAPDGLVFVATPQASGLWNYKEIKFANTPTGQLKHYVLGFGQDSKGEVYILTSDATGPTGTSGKLYKIIDDAKK, encoded by the coding sequence ATGAAAAACAAATTACTGGGAAAGCTGTCCGGGCGTACCCCTTTTCAGACTCTTCTAACCATAAGAAGCAGATTTTTATTTGTGCTGGTAGCCTTGGCTACTATTCCGGGTTGCCAGTTAATTGAAGACTTTTTTGATGATCATGAGAACATCATCAGCAAGCCCGGACTTGAACTGGTAGTGGAAGGATTAAGTCAGCCTATAGCGATGAGCGAGGCTCCGGATAGCAGCGGAAGATTATTTATAGTGGATCAAACCGGACTGATCCGCATTGTAGACGCAGATGGTAATATAGTACAGGAGCCTTTTTTAAATATACGCGATAAAATAGTAACATTAAATACTATATATGATGAGCGAGGGCTATTAGGCTTAGCTTTCCATCCGGATTATAAGACCAATGGCCGTTTTTTTGTGAATTATAGTGCCCCTTTAAGGGCAGGCGCTCCTTCTACCTGGAATCATACCAGTGTTGTGGCTGAGTATAAGGTTTCTGCAGCCAGTCCTTTGGTAGCCGATAAAAGTTCAGAAAAAATAATTCTTGCAATAGATAAACCTCAAGGCAATCACAACGGAGGTACACTTGCTTTCGGACCTACGGATCATTACCTGTACTTTTCCATAGGTGATGGAGGGGGAGGAGATGATGTAGGAGAAGGACATGTGGAAGACTGGTATGAAAAAAATGCCGGTGGAAACGGGCAGGACATTACTCAAAATTTGCTGGGAAGTATACTGCGTATTGATGTGAATGGAGGAAGTCCTTATAGTATTCCTGCTTTCAATCCTTTTGTAGGAAAACAAGGATTAGACGAGATTTACGCCTATGGGTTCCGGAATCCTTACCGTTTTTCTTTCGATATGGGAGGTGAACACCGCTTGTTTGTGGGAGATGCCGGACAGGAACTATGGGAGGAAGTAAGTATTGTAACCCGGGGAGGCAACTACGGATGGAATGTTAAAGAAGGTACCCATTGTTTTGATACCACTAATCCGGACGCCTCTGCTCAGGATTGCCCCTCTACTGACCCTGACGGAAACCCACTTATTGATCCGGTTATAGAAGTAAAAAATTCAAAACAAACCGGAGGTTCTGGTCTCGTGATTGTAGGCGGTAATGTATACCGCGGCAAAGCATTACCCCAGTATGAAGGCAAGTATATTTTTGGTATGTGGAGCCTTAGTTTCGGAGCACCAGATGGATTGGTCTTTGTGGCGACTCCCCAGGCAAGCGGATTGTGGAACTACAAGGAAATTAAATTTGCTAATACCCCTACCGGGCAATTAAAACATTATGTATTAGGATTTGGGCAGGATTCAAAAGGGGAAGTATATATCTTAACTTCTGATGCAACCGGCCCGACAGGTACTAGTGGTAAGCTGTATAAAATTATTGATGATGCGAAAAAGTAG
- a CDS encoding serine hydrolase domain-containing protein, which yields MKTILLPLLASNLILLFSAYGQSTIQSELDALMKHNFQPDQPGGMVLVWEKGKIRYQQGIGLENLDTKKAITPTTTFRMASVSKQFTAMAILILEKQNKLKLEDKLSRYFPQLKPEIGDKIILKHLLTHTSGIPDYESLMDQSWNRQILDEDIPLLLASQPKGYFTPGSQFRYSNTGFCLLALVVKQVSGKPYAQFLKQYIFEPLEMNHTFIYENKHPVPGRGMGYARTEPGQIIPSDQSLTSATKGDGCVYTCIADYLKWYQACRTNTLADLLGKLSEIGYLFPKGSGEGYGLGWFFKKKKQGGNYELTHSGSTCGFSHVVVQVPDEDLLIVYFSNLADNHAVFDTIYDTVRKYSSYKIQLDFKQMHLLTN from the coding sequence ATGAAAACCATCCTTTTACCCTTACTGGCATCAAATTTAATCCTGTTGTTTTCGGCATATGGTCAATCTACAATTCAAAGTGAATTGGATGCCCTGATGAAGCATAATTTCCAGCCTGACCAACCAGGGGGAATGGTTCTGGTTTGGGAAAAGGGCAAGATACGGTACCAACAGGGCATAGGTCTGGAAAACCTGGACACTAAAAAGGCGATTACTCCAACTACTACCTTCCGTATGGCTTCGGTTTCCAAACAATTTACGGCCATGGCTATACTCATTCTGGAAAAACAAAATAAATTAAAACTGGAAGACAAACTTTCCAGGTACTTTCCTCAGCTTAAGCCGGAAATAGGCGACAAGATCATATTGAAACATTTGCTTACCCATACTTCCGGCATTCCCGATTATGAGAGCCTGATGGACCAATCCTGGAACAGGCAAATTCTCGATGAAGATATTCCCCTGCTGCTGGCATCGCAACCGAAAGGCTATTTTACACCCGGCTCACAATTCAGGTATTCCAATACCGGCTTTTGCCTGCTTGCCTTAGTAGTGAAGCAAGTATCTGGAAAACCTTATGCTCAATTTTTGAAGCAGTACATCTTTGAGCCGCTGGAAATGAATCACACCTTTATCTATGAAAACAAGCATCCTGTTCCAGGCCGGGGAATGGGCTATGCCAGAACGGAACCCGGCCAGATCATCCCTTCCGACCAGAGCCTGACGAGTGCTACCAAAGGAGATGGCTGTGTGTATACCTGCATAGCAGACTATTTGAAATGGTATCAGGCCTGCCGTACAAATACACTGGCTGATCTGCTGGGAAAGCTTTCAGAAATAGGCTATTTATTTCCTAAAGGAAGTGGAGAAGGATATGGCCTGGGGTGGTTTTTTAAGAAAAAGAAACAAGGTGGAAACTACGAACTCACCCACAGCGGCTCCACCTGCGGATTTAGCCATGTGGTCGTACAGGTTCCGGATGAGGATTTGCTGATCGTGTATTTTTCAAATCTGGCGGATAATCATGCCGTTTTCGATACGATTTATGACACTGTCAGGAAATATTCTTCCTACAAAATACAACTCGACTTCAAACAAATGCACCTGCTTACCAATTGA
- a CDS encoding sensor histidine kinase, with translation MINDKWARIIGIPLISILTPLFKDFEDMITWNEYALQHIIACLVFTTTMWEGNRLIFIYMKRMFPGYKQTLKRVTVQTAISVVYTIFAATFLSFLLSFVFEGCIFDRPHVMDSIMTSIIPTFLVTSVYESVYFFQEWKKNIQQTEALAKENIISQFEALKNQVDPHFLFNSLNTLAALIDEENEPAQKYLEQLSDVYRYVLVSKDKTTVTLAEELAFLESYIYLNKTRFRDNLVVENTITEAYYHKYMVAPLTLQMLVENAIKHNIVSKEKPLTIRLSPEENEYISVENNIQEKTTLEKSTKVGLQNIINRYNFLTPKRIEILNTSELFTVRIPLLNG, from the coding sequence ATGATAAACGACAAATGGGCAAGGATCATAGGCATTCCTCTGATCAGTATTCTCACTCCGCTGTTTAAAGATTTTGAGGATATGATTACCTGGAATGAATATGCCTTACAGCATATTATTGCTTGTCTGGTGTTCACCACTACAATGTGGGAGGGGAACCGGCTTATTTTTATTTATATGAAACGTATGTTTCCGGGTTATAAACAAACCTTGAAACGGGTTACCGTGCAAACCGCCATTAGTGTAGTTTATACCATTTTTGCCGCTACCTTCCTTTCCTTTTTGTTAAGTTTTGTATTTGAGGGCTGTATCTTTGACCGGCCTCATGTAATGGACAGCATCATGACCAGCATTATTCCAACCTTTCTGGTAACCTCTGTTTATGAAAGTGTATATTTTTTCCAGGAGTGGAAGAAGAACATCCAGCAGACCGAAGCCCTGGCCAAAGAGAATATCATCTCTCAGTTTGAAGCTTTAAAAAACCAGGTCGATCCTCATTTTCTGTTCAATAGTCTCAATACGCTGGCCGCTTTGATTGATGAGGAAAACGAGCCGGCGCAGAAATATCTGGAGCAACTCTCTGATGTGTACCGCTATGTACTGGTGAGTAAAGACAAAACCACTGTTACACTGGCCGAAGAACTGGCGTTTCTGGAATCGTATATTTACCTGAATAAAACCCGTTTCCGGGATAATCTGGTGGTAGAAAATACGATTACTGAAGCGTATTACCACAAATACATGGTGGCACCGCTTACCCTGCAGATGCTGGTGGAGAATGCCATTAAACATAATATTGTTTCCAAGGAAAAGCCACTTACCATCCGGCTGTCTCCCGAAGAGAATGAATACATCAGTGTAGAAAATAATATCCAGGAAAAAACTACCCTTGAGAAATCTACCAAAGTAGGTTTACAGAATATTATTAACCGCTATAATTTCCTCACGCCTAAAAGAATTGAAATTCTGAATACAAGCGAATTATTCACCGTACGGATTCCGCTTTTGAATGGGTAA